A window from Flavobacterium sp. 83 encodes these proteins:
- the guaA gene encoding glutamine-hydrolyzing GMP synthase: MQHNVLILDFGSQYTQLIARRVRELNIFCEIFPYNHFPSDLSSYKAVILGGSPFSVRGEDAPHPDLSQIRGKLPMLAVCYGAQYLSHFSGGEVAASNTREYGRANLSYIKENEIFFEGVSENSQVWMSHSDSIKALPTNGVKLASTHDVEFAAYKIEGETTYAIQYHPEVFHSTDGSKMLENFLVKIAEVPQNFTPNAFVSEMVAELKEKLQDDKVVLGLSGGVDSTVAAVLLHQAIGKNLYCIFVNNGLLRKNEFQNVLDQYKGMGLNVKGVDSGDRFLSELAGVSDPETKRKIIGRVFIEVFDDESHLIEDVKWLAQGTIYPDVIESVSVKGPSATIKSHHNVGGLPDYMKLKIVEPLRMLFKDEVRRVGASLGIDPELLGRHPFPGPGLSIRILGDITPEKVRILQEVDSVFIEGLKSWGLYDKVWQAGAILLPVNSVGVMGDERTYEKVIALRAVESTDGMTADWVHLPYDFLMKISNDIINKVKGVNRVVYDISSKPPATIEWE; encoded by the coding sequence ATGCAACACAACGTACTTATTTTAGATTTCGGATCGCAATATACTCAACTTATTGCGCGTAGAGTTCGCGAATTAAATATATTCTGCGAAATCTTCCCTTACAATCATTTCCCGAGTGATTTATCATCTTATAAAGCAGTAATTCTTGGAGGTAGCCCTTTTTCTGTTAGAGGAGAAGACGCGCCACATCCTGATTTATCTCAAATTAGAGGAAAACTTCCAATGCTGGCTGTTTGTTACGGTGCGCAATATTTATCCCATTTTAGTGGTGGTGAAGTTGCTGCTTCAAACACTAGAGAATATGGTAGAGCCAACTTGTCTTATATAAAAGAGAATGAAATTTTCTTTGAAGGAGTTTCTGAAAATAGCCAGGTTTGGATGAGTCATAGCGATAGTATTAAAGCTTTACCAACAAACGGAGTAAAATTGGCAAGTACACATGATGTCGAATTTGCAGCTTATAAAATTGAAGGCGAAACAACATACGCTATTCAATACCATCCAGAGGTTTTTCACTCTACCGATGGATCAAAAATGTTAGAAAACTTTTTAGTGAAAATAGCGGAAGTTCCTCAGAACTTTACACCAAATGCTTTTGTTAGCGAAATGGTGGCAGAGTTGAAAGAGAAATTGCAAGACGATAAAGTAGTTCTTGGTCTTTCTGGAGGAGTAGATTCTACAGTAGCGGCAGTTTTATTGCACCAAGCTATTGGGAAAAACTTATATTGTATTTTTGTAAATAATGGCTTGCTTCGTAAAAACGAATTCCAAAATGTATTAGATCAATACAAAGGAATGGGATTGAACGTAAAAGGAGTTGATTCAGGAGATCGTTTCTTATCTGAATTAGCAGGTGTAAGTGACCCGGAAACCAAACGTAAAATTATTGGACGTGTATTTATCGAAGTTTTTGATGATGAATCACACCTTATAGAAGATGTAAAATGGTTAGCGCAAGGAACAATTTATCCTGATGTTATTGAATCAGTTTCAGTAAAAGGACCTTCGGCTACTATTAAATCACACCATAATGTAGGTGGTTTACCTGATTACATGAAATTGAAAATTGTGGAACCGCTTCGTATGCTTTTCAAAGATGAAGTGCGCAGAGTAGGAGCTTCGTTAGGAATTGACCCAGAATTATTGGGAAGACATCCTTTCCCAGGGCCAGGACTGTCAATTAGAATTTTAGGAGATATCACGCCAGAGAAAGTTAGAATTTTGCAAGAAGTAGATTCTGTTTTTATCGAAGGATTGAAATCTTGGGGATTGTATGATAAAGTTTGGCAAGCCGGAGCTATTTTACTTCCTGTAAATAGTGTAGGTGTAATGGGTGATGAGCGTACTTATGAAAAAGTAATTGCATTACGTGCCGTTGAATCTACGGATGGTATGACTGCTGATTGGGTACATTTACCGTATGATTTCTTAATGAAAATATCTAATGATATTATTAATAAAGTAAAAGGAGTAAATAGAGTGGTGTATGATATTAGCTCAAAACCGCCAGCAACTATTGAGTGGGAATAA
- a CDS encoding LysM peptidoglycan-binding domain-containing protein has product MMKYFFAICITALFFNYNVFSQEKNTTHKVEKGETMSQIAIKYNVTPYDIYQLNPDAQSGLKPNSVLLIPKSGVKQKTIVQAKPIVKTTTHEVAPKETLYGIEKKYGVSDEDLKKANPTLEKEGLKIGQILVIPSKNSTKTATATVIQEKVVYHEVLPKETKYSISKQYGITIQELEKKNPEIVSNLPIGYKLIIKGHPETSGPKVEKTIPVVETKKEIAKPNPVKVVAAINYLNYEVKPKETLYSLSKMFGMTQEELITLNPALSQGVVEGMILKVPGTMTIPLETKKEYAGLSKKSSNRKKLVLLLPFNMPNIEGDTLNTTAMRLKKDKFLNMTLDFYSGALMAIDSAKQIGLSIDVKIYDSQETKNTSNVASIIKENNLENSDAVVGPFYLTNVEKTAELLTLNQVPVISPLSKDIGNSFSNLYQTIPTATAVKNAMFDYMRAKGGNIIAVVDKKKESMVQFIKENHKDVKFSVLAANGALAPENLKSLFVKDKINYVVMETGNTGMIKSTMATMLSAMATYKVQLVILEPNETLDTDEINFVNLTKLKLMYPSVTRENESPEALIFEKEYKKKNKIFPSAFATRGFDITFDTMMRLSQDKTYQETADTIATEQVDNKFEYYKKEEGGYTNKGVYILYYDTDLTIKEAN; this is encoded by the coding sequence ATGATGAAATATTTTTTTGCAATTTGTATTACTGCTTTGTTTTTTAACTACAATGTTTTTTCGCAAGAAAAAAACACTACCCATAAAGTGGAGAAAGGAGAAACGATGAGTCAGATTGCAATAAAGTACAACGTTACTCCGTATGATATTTATCAATTAAACCCTGATGCACAAAGTGGATTAAAGCCTAATAGTGTTTTGTTAATTCCAAAAAGTGGAGTGAAACAAAAAACTATAGTGCAAGCTAAGCCAATCGTGAAAACTACAACTCATGAAGTAGCACCGAAAGAAACGCTGTACGGTATAGAAAAAAAATACGGTGTTTCAGATGAAGATTTGAAGAAAGCCAATCCAACTCTTGAAAAAGAAGGGCTGAAAATTGGACAAATCCTTGTTATCCCCTCTAAAAACAGCACTAAGACTGCTACCGCTACTGTAATTCAAGAAAAAGTAGTGTATCACGAGGTACTTCCAAAAGAAACTAAATATTCTATCTCTAAACAATATGGAATTACCATTCAAGAATTAGAGAAAAAAAATCCTGAAATTGTTTCTAATTTACCTATCGGTTATAAATTAATTATCAAGGGCCATCCCGAAACTTCGGGACCAAAAGTGGAGAAAACGATTCCAGTTGTTGAAACCAAAAAAGAAATTGCAAAACCGAATCCTGTAAAGGTTGTGGCAGCCATTAATTATCTAAATTATGAAGTGAAGCCGAAAGAAACACTTTATAGTTTATCAAAAATGTTTGGTATGACTCAGGAAGAGTTAATCACTCTGAACCCAGCTTTGTCTCAAGGTGTAGTGGAAGGAATGATTTTGAAAGTTCCTGGAACGATGACTATTCCGCTGGAAACTAAAAAAGAATACGCTGGATTATCAAAGAAAAGTAGCAACAGAAAAAAGTTAGTATTGCTTTTGCCGTTTAATATGCCAAATATTGAAGGAGATACTCTTAATACCACTGCAATGCGTCTTAAAAAAGACAAGTTTTTGAATATGACTTTGGATTTTTATTCGGGAGCTTTGATGGCGATTGATTCTGCAAAACAAATAGGACTTTCTATCGATGTTAAGATTTATGATTCGCAAGAAACTAAAAACACGTCTAATGTCGCTTCTATAATTAAAGAAAATAATCTGGAAAATTCAGATGCCGTTGTCGGACCTTTTTATCTGACTAACGTGGAGAAAACGGCTGAATTATTGACTCTGAATCAAGTTCCTGTGATTTCTCCTTTATCAAAAGATATTGGGAATTCATTCAGTAATTTGTACCAAACCATTCCAACGGCTACCGCAGTTAAAAATGCCATGTTCGATTATATGAGAGCAAAAGGCGGTAATATTATAGCTGTAGTCGATAAGAAAAAGGAATCAATGGTTCAATTTATAAAAGAGAATCATAAAGATGTAAAATTTTCTGTCCTTGCCGCAAACGGAGCTTTAGCTCCTGAAAATTTAAAAAGTTTATTTGTGAAAGACAAAATAAACTATGTGGTTATGGAAACCGGAAATACAGGAATGATTAAATCAACAATGGCTACTATGTTGAGCGCTATGGCAACGTATAAAGTACAGTTGGTTATTTTAGAACCTAATGAAACACTAGATACCGATGAAATTAATTTTGTGAATCTGACAAAATTGAAATTAATGTATCCTTCCGTAACCCGTGAAAATGAATCTCCTGAAGCTTTAATTTTCGAAAAAGAATATAAAAAGAAAAATAAAATTTTCCCTAGCGCTTTCGCAACTCGTGGTTTTGATATTACTTTTGATACCATGATGCGTTTGTCACAAGATAAAACGTATCAAGAAACGGCTGATACTATCGCTACTGAACAGGTAGATAATAAATTTGAATATTATAAAAAAGAAGAGGGTGGATATACTAATAAAGGTGTTTACATCTTATACTATGACACCGATTTAACAATAAAAGAAGCTAATTAA
- a CDS encoding OsmC family protein yields MTSKVTYLGDLRTSSIHLQSGNEIISDAPLDNNGKGEAFSPTDTVANALASCMMTVMGIKARDMNLDLKGSTAEVTKIMNAEPRRIGTIEITFDMSGTDDQKNKTILERTAMTCPVFLSLNTEIEKRITFNWK; encoded by the coding sequence ATGACATCAAAAGTAACATACTTAGGCGATTTAAGAACATCATCAATACATTTGCAATCTGGAAATGAAATCATATCAGATGCGCCATTAGACAATAATGGAAAAGGCGAAGCTTTCTCTCCAACGGATACGGTAGCGAATGCTTTGGCAAGTTGTATGATGACTGTAATGGGAATAAAAGCCCGCGATATGAATCTAGATTTAAAAGGATCTACTGCCGAAGTAACTAAAATTATGAATGCAGAGCCGAGACGAATAGGAACAATAGAAATTACTTTTGATATGTCAGGAACTGACGACCAAAAGAATAAAACGATTCTAGAGCGAACGGCTATGACTTGTCCTGTTTTCTTGAGTTTAAATACTGAAATCGAAAAAAGAATTACTTTTAACTGGAAATAA